A stretch of the Oceanicola sp. D3 genome encodes the following:
- a CDS encoding sugar transferase: MVTADERHGLSYMRHGKRVFDFSLALVLLPLVLPVILVLCAITRRDGAPGLFGHERVGRNGQPFNCWKIRSMVPNAKERLAEHLASNPEAAAEWERDFKLDNDPRITRLGHFIRKTSLDELPQLWNVLVGDMSFVGPRPIVASELARYGEHRREYLSVRPGITGPWQVSGRNDISYAERVRMDASYAHSMNLPTDVALIFKTVGVVFAPTGK; encoded by the coding sequence ATGGTGACCGCAGATGAGCGCCACGGGCTAAGCTACATGCGGCATGGCAAGCGTGTATTCGATTTTTCGTTAGCGCTGGTGCTGCTGCCGCTCGTCTTGCCAGTTATTCTTGTTCTCTGTGCAATTACCCGCCGCGATGGTGCTCCGGGCCTTTTTGGCCATGAGCGCGTGGGGCGGAACGGGCAGCCGTTCAATTGCTGGAAAATTCGTTCGATGGTGCCGAATGCCAAGGAGCGTCTCGCAGAACACCTCGCTTCCAACCCCGAAGCTGCTGCGGAGTGGGAGCGTGACTTCAAACTCGACAATGACCCGCGAATTACTCGGTTGGGCCATTTCATCCGAAAAACCAGCCTCGATGAACTTCCCCAACTCTGGAACGTGCTCGTGGGTGACATGAGCTTTGTCGGTCCGCGACCGATCGTGGCCTCAGAACTTGCGCGTTATGGAGAGCATCGCCGTGAGTACCTCTCGGTCCGCCCTGGGATAACTGGCCCGTGGCAGGTGTCAGGGAGAAACGACATTAGCTACGCCGAGCGGGTACGGATGGACGCGTCTTATGCTCACAGCATGAACCTACCCACCGATGTTGCCCTGATTTTCAAAACCGTTGGCGTCGTCTTCGCACCTACCGGCAAGTAA
- a CDS encoding mannose-1-phosphate guanylyltransferase/mannose-6-phosphate isomerase gives MKITPVILCGGSGTRLWPLSRKSYPKQFSAIIDGETLFQRSARRLSGPEFTVPIVLTGSDFRFIVTEQLFQAGIEPGAVMIEPEPRNTAPAVLAAALRATADDPDAVLLVAPSDHLIPDTESFVATVQAGLPAVAEGRLVTLGIKPTHAETAYGYLELAAPPQAEPAPIVLKQFVEKPDAARAAELLAAGNFLWNAGIFLFRAADMVKAFEAHAPTLLAPVRASVERAQPDLGFLRLDPDSWAAVEDISIDYAVMERADNLSVVPFDGAWSDLGGWDAVWRETEPDERGVVARGSATAIDCDDTLLRSDSDRLELVGIGLKNVMAIAMNDAVLVADTSRAQDVKLAVTALKKKQAPQATTFPKDHRPWGWFESLVVGDRFQVKRILVHPGASLSLQSHFHRSEHWIVVEGTAKVTIDDDVKLVTENESVYIPLGSKHRMENPGKVPMVLIEVQTGTYVGEDDIVRYEDVYARGQGAKG, from the coding sequence GTGAAGATTACCCCGGTCATCCTCTGCGGAGGCTCTGGAACCCGGCTTTGGCCGCTGTCGCGCAAGTCTTATCCCAAGCAGTTCTCTGCGATCATCGACGGGGAGACGCTGTTTCAGCGGTCTGCGCGGCGGTTGAGCGGGCCCGAGTTTACAGTGCCCATCGTGCTGACCGGGTCTGACTTTCGTTTCATCGTGACGGAGCAGCTTTTTCAAGCCGGGATAGAGCCCGGTGCTGTCATGATTGAACCGGAGCCGCGCAACACGGCACCTGCGGTTCTTGCCGCGGCGCTCCGTGCGACGGCCGATGATCCGGACGCGGTGCTGCTGGTCGCGCCCTCCGACCATCTCATCCCTGATACCGAAAGTTTTGTGGCCACGGTGCAGGCCGGGTTGCCCGCGGTGGCTGAAGGGCGCCTTGTAACGCTCGGCATCAAGCCCACCCATGCCGAAACGGCTTATGGATATCTGGAATTGGCTGCGCCGCCTCAGGCTGAGCCGGCCCCGATTGTGCTGAAGCAGTTCGTTGAAAAGCCCGATGCGGCGCGTGCGGCCGAGCTGTTGGCGGCAGGCAACTTCCTGTGGAATGCGGGTATTTTCCTGTTCCGTGCCGCAGATATGGTGAAGGCCTTCGAGGCGCATGCCCCAACGCTGCTTGCGCCGGTTCGGGCCTCAGTTGAGCGGGCTCAGCCTGACCTTGGTTTTCTACGGCTTGATCCGGACTCCTGGGCCGCGGTGGAGGATATCTCTATCGACTACGCCGTCATGGAGCGCGCCGACAACCTTTCGGTTGTTCCTTTCGATGGGGCCTGGTCTGACCTTGGGGGCTGGGATGCCGTCTGGCGTGAAACCGAACCTGACGAGCGCGGTGTGGTTGCGCGCGGCAGCGCGACAGCAATCGACTGTGATGATACATTGCTCCGCTCTGATAGCGACCGGCTGGAGCTGGTGGGGATTGGCCTGAAAAACGTGATGGCCATCGCCATGAACGATGCCGTGCTGGTGGCAGACACCTCGCGTGCGCAAGATGTAAAGTTGGCCGTGACGGCGCTGAAAAAGAAGCAGGCACCGCAGGCGACAACCTTCCCGAAAGATCACCGCCCGTGGGGGTGGTTTGAGAGCCTTGTTGTTGGGGATCGCTTTCAGGTGAAGCGTATTCTGGTCCACCCCGGTGCATCGCTGTCGCTGCAAAGCCACTTCCACCGCTCCGAGCATTGGATCGTTGTCGAAGGCACCGCGAAGGTGACGATTGATGACGATGTGAAGCTGGTGACTGAAAACGAGTCTGTTTATATCCCGCTCGGCTCGAAGCACCGGATGGA